A genomic stretch from Candidatus Neomarinimicrobiota bacterium includes:
- a CDS encoding GNAT family N-acetyltransferase: MNGQTESLFQQQEETSRVDILAKTPDGFQLELVRQLNDKDARAIINLSALQEEDPDKNARFNATSVRKYFHYPKTFPVLARHEGMPVAYIVGIALESLNKESWVKCDTHWGMGDTVYIHSFFIHPKYVRQNYSRVLIRLFSNWLAGNGFRYISGHEKEDNLEFLFPSCEKIKRFGNWQNQGVDFWYYRKKIR; this comes from the coding sequence ATGAACGGACAAACCGAATCGCTTTTTCAGCAGCAGGAAGAGACATCCCGTGTGGATATACTGGCTAAAACTCCGGACGGATTTCAGCTTGAACTGGTCCGCCAGCTTAACGACAAGGATGCCCGGGCCATTATTAACCTGTCCGCCCTCCAGGAGGAGGATCCGGACAAAAACGCCCGGTTTAATGCCACATCCGTCCGGAAATATTTCCATTATCCCAAAACATTCCCTGTTCTGGCCCGTCATGAAGGCATGCCGGTTGCTTATATTGTCGGCATCGCCCTGGAATCTCTCAATAAAGAAAGCTGGGTAAAATGTGATACACACTGGGGTATGGGCGATACGGTGTACATCCATTCATTTTTTATTCATCCCAAATATGTACGGCAAAATTATTCCAGGGTTTTGATCCGCCTGTTTTCAAACTGGCTTGCAGGAAACGGATTTCGTTATATCAGCGGTCATGAAAAAGAGGATAATCTGGAATTTCTTTTTCCATCCTGTGAGAAAATTAAACGCTTCGGTAACTGGCAGAATCAGGGTGTGGATTTTTGGTACTACCGGAAAAAAATCCGTTAG
- the hflK gene encoding FtsH protease activity modulator HflK, translated as MSQNDVLRSFTDQLKINPRMIKSFVILVIVLLLLFTSWFTVGAEEVGVILRLGKFSRTVNPGLHFKIPFGVEQVFKVPVQRQLKEEFGFRTLSPGVRSTYDTRNYEDESVMLTGDLNVAVVEWTVQYRIDDPYKYLFRIRNARSALRDMTEATMREVIGNRTVAEILTIGRAEVASTVKVELQKMANSYETGFRIDQVVLQNVMPPEPVRSSFNEVNEAQQDREKLINQAKSEYNRVIPKAKGQAQQTIQEAEGYALNRVNSAKGHVAMFNAVFEEYRKAPDVTRQRIYLETMNEILPQLGKKYVIDEDVSGILPLLNLDK; from the coding sequence ATGAGTCAGAATGATGTACTCCGTTCTTTTACGGATCAACTAAAGATCAATCCAAGAATGATAAAGAGTTTTGTGATTCTTGTGATTGTTCTTCTGCTGCTTTTCACATCCTGGTTTACAGTGGGTGCTGAAGAAGTGGGGGTTATCCTTCGTCTTGGAAAATTCAGCCGTACAGTCAATCCGGGGCTGCATTTTAAAATCCCCTTCGGTGTGGAACAGGTTTTCAAAGTGCCTGTCCAGCGCCAGTTGAAAGAGGAATTTGGTTTCCGGACCCTTTCTCCGGGTGTGCGGTCAACCTATGACACCCGGAATTATGAAGATGAAAGTGTAATGCTCACCGGAGATTTGAATGTGGCGGTTGTGGAATGGACAGTCCAGTACCGGATCGATGATCCTTACAAATACCTTTTCAGGATTCGGAATGCCCGGAGCGCCCTGAGGGACATGACTGAAGCCACGATGCGGGAAGTTATCGGAAACCGGACCGTCGCTGAAATCCTGACCATCGGCCGGGCGGAAGTGGCCAGCACCGTGAAAGTAGAACTTCAAAAAATGGCAAACAGTTACGAAACCGGTTTCCGGATTGACCAGGTGGTTTTACAGAATGTCATGCCTCCGGAACCGGTGAGATCCTCCTTCAATGAGGTTAACGAGGCGCAACAGGACCGGGAAAAGCTTATTAATCAGGCCAAATCAGAATATAACCGGGTTATCCCGAAAGCAAAAGGACAGGCACAGCAAACAATCCAGGAAGCCGAAGGGTATGCCTTAAACCGCGTGAATTCGGCAAAGGGACATGTTGCCATGTTTAATGCCGTATTTGAGGAGTACCGGAAAGCACCTGACGTGACCCGTCAACGCATCTATCTGGAAACGATGAACGAAATCCTGCCCCAACTGGGCAAAAAATACGTCATCGATGAGGATGTCTCCGGAATATTACCCCTGCTGAACCTTGACAAATAA
- the hflC gene encoding protease modulator HflC, with protein MKKLLFLILLIIIGVGLYSSIFIVNETEQVIKTRFGKPIGEAITAPGIHFKVPILDVLHYFDKRYLEWDGRPNQIPTKDKRFIWVDTYARWHITDPLKFYQRLYNEQGAHSRLDDIIDGETRNAVASHNLIEIVRKSNRESMIDSTALDEIIVLEEIEVGREKIGDMILKNAQKRCEDLGIEILDFEFKRINYVQEVQEKVFERMISERKRIADRYRSEGQGEASRIQGERERELLRIRSEAYRKAQEIKGKADAEATAIYNLAYNQSSESRKFYEFMKTMETYQNTIDSSTTVILSTKSKFYKYLKSTGDL; from the coding sequence ATGAAAAAGTTACTTTTTCTCATATTATTGATCATCATCGGGGTGGGCTTGTATTCATCCATTTTTATCGTGAATGAAACCGAGCAGGTGATAAAAACCCGTTTTGGTAAACCTATCGGTGAAGCTATTACCGCTCCGGGTATTCATTTTAAAGTCCCCATTTTGGATGTACTGCACTATTTTGATAAACGGTATCTGGAATGGGATGGTCGTCCAAACCAAATTCCCACAAAAGACAAACGGTTTATCTGGGTGGATACCTATGCCCGTTGGCACATCACCGATCCCCTGAAATTTTACCAGCGTTTGTATAACGAGCAAGGTGCCCACTCCCGTCTGGACGATATTATTGACGGTGAAACACGAAATGCCGTGGCTTCCCACAATCTGATTGAAATCGTCCGGAAAAGCAACCGGGAATCTATGATTGATTCAACAGCTCTGGACGAAATTATAGTTCTGGAAGAGATTGAGGTCGGCCGGGAAAAAATCGGAGATATGATCCTGAAAAATGCTCAAAAGCGGTGCGAGGATCTGGGTATTGAAATTCTGGACTTTGAATTCAAGCGGATCAACTACGTCCAGGAGGTTCAGGAAAAGGTCTTCGAACGAATGATATCCGAACGGAAACGGATTGCGGATCGCTACCGGAGTGAAGGTCAGGGGGAAGCATCCCGCATTCAAGGAGAGAGAGAACGGGAACTTCTCAGGATCCGTTCCGAAGCCTATCGTAAGGCTCAGGAAATAAAAGGGAAAGCTGATGCCGAAGCGACGGCCATTTACAACCTGGCTTATAACCAATCATCTGAAAGCCGTAAGTTCTATGAGTTCATGAAAACCATGGAAACATATCAGAACACCATCGACAGCTCAACAACCGTGATACTTTCCACTAAGAGTAAATTCTATAAGTATCTCAAGAGCACCGGAGATCTGTAA
- a CDS encoding peroxiredoxin has translation MNDEIKQEEVVGFPQLNKLAPQFTAVTTHGTLSLSDFKGKWVVLFSHPADFTPVCTTEFLAFAKKHDEFVKLNTQVIGLSIDSIFSHIAWVRNIEQNFGVKIPFPIIEDLKMDVAKKYGMIQPDASDTQAVRAVFFIDPEQKLRAMIYYPLSNGRNIDEFIRILKALQTSDKYGVATPENWKPGEKVIVSPPKTQKDADKRMTENYEITDWYFSKKEI, from the coding sequence ATGAATGATGAAATCAAACAGGAAGAAGTCGTAGGATTTCCTCAGCTAAACAAACTTGCCCCACAGTTTACGGCAGTGACAACACACGGAACGCTGAGCCTGTCGGATTTCAAAGGTAAGTGGGTCGTTCTCTTTTCTCATCCGGCAGATTTCACACCCGTGTGTACTACCGAGTTCCTTGCCTTTGCCAAGAAACACGATGAGTTTGTCAAACTGAACACGCAGGTGATCGGACTCAGTATCGACAGTATTTTTTCCCATATTGCCTGGGTCCGGAATATCGAACAGAATTTCGGCGTGAAAATTCCTTTCCCCATCATTGAAGATCTGAAAATGGACGTGGCTAAAAAATACGGCATGATTCAGCCGGATGCATCAGATACTCAGGCCGTACGCGCTGTTTTCTTTATCGATCCGGAACAGAAACTCCGGGCCATGATCTACTATCCCCTCTCCAACGGACGGAACATTGATGAATTCATCAGAATTCTTAAAGCCCTTCAAACATCCGACAAATATGGCGTGGCCACACCGGAAAACTGGAAGCCCGGGGAAAAAGTGATTGTTTCGCCACCCAAAACACAAAAAGATGCTGATAAACGGATGACGGAAAACTATGAAATCACCGACTGGTACTTCAGCAAAAAAGAAATCTGA
- the eno gene encoding phosphopyruvate hydratase: MSTIVDVYAREILDSRGNPTVEVEVLLESGAFGRAAVPSGASTGEHEAIELRDGGSRFMGKGVLKAVQNVNDIIAPRLVGEDAMDQAYIDNIMLELDGTPNKESLGANAILGVSMAVARSAADYLGVPLYMYLGGANARRLPAPMMNILNGGSHADNNVDLQEFMIYPAGASNFSDALRMGVEVFHNLKKVLKEKGLNTAVGDEGGFAPNLKSNEEALQVIVEACKRTDYKLGEELFIALDAAASEFYHKEDGLYHLASENKKLTAAQMIDLYESWLNKYPIISLEDGLDENDWDGWKLMTERLGKKVQLVGDDLFVTNPVRLQRGIQEMSANAILIKLNQIGTVTETLETIELAKLHGFNNVISHRSGETEDTFIADLAVATGVGQIKTGSASRSDRIAKYNQLLRIEDELEDQAIFPGIKAIRP; the protein is encoded by the coding sequence ATGTCTACAATTGTTGATGTTTATGCCCGGGAAATTCTGGATTCGCGGGGAAATCCCACTGTTGAAGTGGAAGTTTTACTGGAAAGTGGTGCTTTTGGCCGTGCTGCAGTCCCGTCCGGGGCATCTACCGGCGAACACGAAGCGATTGAGCTCCGCGACGGCGGTTCCCGTTTTATGGGAAAAGGTGTTTTAAAAGCGGTTCAGAATGTTAATGATATTATTGCTCCCCGCCTAGTTGGCGAGGATGCCATGGATCAGGCGTATATTGACAACATCATGCTTGAGCTGGACGGCACTCCCAACAAGGAAAGTCTTGGAGCCAACGCCATCTTAGGTGTTTCCATGGCCGTTGCCCGTTCTGCAGCGGATTATCTGGGTGTTCCGTTATATATGTATCTGGGCGGAGCCAATGCCCGGCGTTTACCGGCTCCCATGATGAATATTCTGAACGGTGGATCTCACGCGGATAATAATGTAGATTTGCAGGAATTCATGATTTATCCTGCCGGAGCATCCAATTTTTCCGATGCTCTCCGTATGGGTGTAGAAGTTTTTCATAACCTTAAAAAAGTATTAAAGGAAAAAGGATTGAACACCGCTGTTGGAGATGAAGGCGGCTTTGCACCCAACCTGAAATCCAACGAAGAAGCCCTTCAGGTGATTGTGGAAGCCTGCAAACGGACGGATTACAAATTGGGTGAAGAACTTTTCATCGCGCTGGATGCCGCCGCCAGTGAATTTTATCACAAAGAAGACGGTTTATATCACCTGGCTTCCGAAAACAAGAAACTTACAGCGGCCCAGATGATAGACCTGTATGAAAGCTGGCTTAACAAATATCCCATCATATCCCTTGAGGATGGACTGGATGAAAATGACTGGGATGGCTGGAAACTGATGACTGAACGTCTTGGTAAAAAGGTTCAGCTTGTAGGGGATGACCTTTTTGTCACCAATCCGGTCCGCCTGCAGCGGGGTATTCAGGAAATGAGTGCCAATGCCATTCTGATCAAGCTAAATCAGATCGGAACGGTTACGGAAACTCTGGAAACCATTGAACTGGCAAAATTGCATGGATTCAACAATGTCATCAGTCACCGCTCCGGTGAAACTGAGGATACTTTTATTGCTGACCTGGCCGTAGCAACGGGTGTTGGACAGATTAAAACCGGCTCCGCTTCCCGGTCTGACCGGATTGCCAAATACAATCAACTGCTGCGCATCGAAGATGAGCTCGAAGACCAGGCCATTTTTCCGGGAATCAAAGCTATCCGTCCTTAA
- a CDS encoding septum formation initiator family protein encodes MIKLLVLLLIIAVVSLILGDYGFYAYYKTLRQEKSARQEQEYLRALEREKARERDRLENDLQYLEKIAREKYRMSEKGEIIYRVIEKKPEKPQDKP; translated from the coding sequence GTGATTAAGTTGCTGGTGCTGCTCCTAATCATAGCCGTAGTCTCCCTAATTCTGGGAGATTACGGCTTTTATGCCTATTACAAAACACTTCGACAAGAAAAGTCCGCCCGCCAGGAACAGGAATACCTGAGAGCCCTGGAACGGGAAAAGGCCCGGGAGCGGGACCGCCTTGAAAACGATTTACAGTATCTTGAGAAAATTGCCCGGGAAAAATACCGCATGTCCGAAAAAGGGGAAATTATCTACCGGGTGATCGAAAAAAAACCGGAAAAACCCCAGGACAAGCCATAA
- a CDS encoding YgjV family protein, with amino-acid sequence MNVSLYEFIGYAATLIVAISLMMRQIRRLRIYNLIGSALFSLYGALIGAWPVAVLNGFIVLINIRELISLSRRDIVFKAQKVDVKNSWYLEYYLNFFQEDIKRIFPDFAIREEEKYESVIIMRDVLPASIVILRKTKGPEAEIILDFAHPEFRDMQNARYFFRKGCESLNLEGKEFFITPGMEKQHIRFLRKMHFKPHPQKENWYIKKIGVKNV; translated from the coding sequence ATGAACGTTTCTCTCTACGAATTCATTGGTTATGCAGCCACCTTGATTGTTGCCATTTCTCTGATGATGCGTCAGATTCGGCGCCTCCGCATCTACAATCTGATCGGATCTGCTTTATTTTCCTTATACGGAGCTCTTATCGGCGCCTGGCCGGTGGCTGTATTGAATGGGTTTATTGTCTTAATCAACATCCGGGAACTGATTTCACTCAGCAGGCGGGATATCGTATTTAAAGCACAGAAAGTAGATGTGAAAAATTCCTGGTATCTTGAGTACTATCTGAACTTTTTCCAAGAGGATATCAAACGGATTTTCCCTGATTTTGCCATCCGGGAAGAAGAAAAGTACGAATCTGTCATCATTATGCGGGATGTATTACCTGCCAGTATTGTGATTCTTCGTAAAACAAAAGGGCCCGAAGCCGAAATCATTCTGGACTTCGCCCATCCGGAATTCAGGGACATGCAAAATGCCCGGTATTTTTTCAGGAAAGGCTGCGAGTCCCTGAATCTCGAGGGGAAAGAGTTTTTTATAACACCCGGTATGGAAAAACAGCATATCCGCTTTTTAAGGAAAATGCATTTTAAACCCCATCCCCAAAAAGAGAATTGGTATATTAAAAAAATTGGAGTAAAAAATGTCTGA
- a CDS encoding inositol monophosphatase: MSEAQLFGRKAREWIVAAGSLVMKGMEEQYAVEMKSKTDPVTEIDFRCEQFLKEKIINEFPDHKILAEESDPLENSSEIRWIIDPIDGTTNFLHGFPYFCISIAVEKEDKILAAAIYDPYRKELFYSDPETKGTLLNDKPVTVTRTQRVQDSLLVTGFPYEHNDIFYKNFVLHRRVYERSHGVRRTGAAALDLAYIAAGRSDGYWEFTLKPWDCAAGAYLVVKAGGRVTTVSGQDYSPYIPSLLATNGLIHNEMLEILNKED; the protein is encoded by the coding sequence ATGTCTGAAGCACAATTGTTCGGCCGGAAAGCCCGGGAATGGATCGTGGCGGCAGGATCCCTGGTAATGAAAGGCATGGAAGAACAATACGCTGTAGAAATGAAAAGCAAAACGGATCCTGTCACCGAAATCGATTTCCGGTGTGAGCAATTCCTGAAAGAAAAAATCATAAACGAATTTCCGGACCATAAAATTCTGGCGGAAGAAAGCGATCCCCTGGAAAACTCATCGGAAATCAGGTGGATCATTGATCCTATCGACGGGACCACCAATTTTTTACACGGTTTCCCCTATTTTTGTATATCCATTGCCGTCGAAAAAGAAGACAAAATACTGGCTGCCGCCATCTATGACCCATACAGGAAAGAGTTGTTTTACAGCGATCCGGAAACAAAGGGAACCTTATTAAACGATAAACCCGTGACCGTAACCCGTACTCAAAGAGTTCAGGACAGTCTTTTGGTAACCGGATTCCCTTACGAACATAACGATATATTTTACAAAAATTTTGTACTTCACCGCCGGGTTTACGAACGGAGTCATGGCGTTCGAAGAACGGGAGCCGCTGCATTGGATTTGGCTTATATCGCCGCCGGCCGTTCGGACGGTTACTGGGAATTTACTTTAAAACCCTGGGACTGCGCCGCCGGAGCCTATTTGGTTGTGAAAGCCGGGGGACGGGTGACCACCGTAAGCGGACAAGACTATTCTCCCTATATTCCAAGTCTTTTGGCAACCAACGGTCTAATACACAATGAAATGTTGGAAATCCTGAATAAAGAAGATTAA
- a CDS encoding septal ring lytic transglycosylase RlpA family protein, protein MNRALIFFLFIVYIAGCSSAPRYGNQAVPGNPKKTVQTRPSRQIPVDKNPELSYQRSWIGLSSWYGEDFHGKMTANGEIFDMYALTAAHKTLPLGTRIRVTNLENNRSVVVTINDRGPYVEGRILDLSYGAAKALGFENRGTAKVHIQVISFGDNKYRK, encoded by the coding sequence ATGAATAGAGCTCTTATCTTTTTTCTTTTTATTGTTTATATCGCAGGGTGCAGTTCAGCGCCCAGGTATGGCAATCAGGCTGTTCCGGGGAACCCCAAAAAAACCGTACAGACCCGGCCATCCCGGCAGATTCCTGTGGATAAAAATCCGGAACTCAGTTATCAACGGAGCTGGATCGGACTCAGTTCCTGGTATGGAGAGGATTTTCACGGGAAAATGACGGCAAATGGGGAAATTTTTGATATGTATGCCCTTACGGCAGCTCATAAAACACTGCCTTTGGGGACCCGGATCCGTGTGACGAATCTTGAAAACAACCGGTCTGTAGTTGTTACAATAAATGACCGTGGCCCGTATGTAGAAGGACGGATTCTGGATTTGTCTTACGGGGCGGCAAAAGCCCTGGGCTTTGAAAATAGGGGGACGGCTAAAGTACATATCCAGGTTATTTCTTTTGGGGATAACAAATATCGGAAATAG
- a CDS encoding tetratricopeptide repeat protein: MRFLRLYLILLLVILGGCAYFNTFYNAKTYFSEATRQMEEDLKKNGKISRSTYTTFENASLKAQKVIERFPDSDYVDDAMYIAGVSNYHLQKYTIARTMFSRLTIEFPSSPYYAESHLWIARCYYELGEKDIAFRMLEEFIADPKNKAFFGEAMSLAGYLALEGGEDKKAFDYFNQAVEMSHDVESKSNLLYELSQIYIDRSLLEKASAVLHEIEEISVDPLLLTRVQLQYAKIYRIQEMYEESEELIKEMLANEENKAVFPDLELELARVYTQQDKIDQAVQRYKTLIENYPHTPQAAKASYQLGEIYLNRLGDYESARNAFIAVRQHNRNSLEATLAQGKINQIGQFISLNNQIRNLEEEYPTLMNPEIEQDTSLTDKVINDYVKNKFRQAEFLAFNFQSPDSALGIYQNLTTRFKENPFIPQILNTWSYLLKETGDTLRAEMLKNRLIREYPYSPFSLQYLGREHPDSLKRKKNQSMIFDIEKTYFNQDRHQEGIKAFKALLDTVSLDSISQAQVMYRIAMEYDRTFSDLDSAIYYYQKVKSLYGSSKYAGAAEKRMNELNQIIEKLMETSANDTLDTTMEADTTQLPELVMDEMAQDSIKREETNESTHE; this comes from the coding sequence ATGCGCTTTCTTCGCCTTTACCTGATTTTACTTTTAGTGATTCTTGGCGGATGTGCTTATTTTAATACATTTTACAATGCTAAAACGTATTTTTCCGAAGCCACGCGACAAATGGAGGAGGATCTGAAGAAAAACGGCAAGATATCCCGATCAACCTATACAACTTTTGAAAATGCATCGCTAAAAGCGCAAAAGGTGATAGAAAGATTTCCGGATTCAGATTATGTTGATGATGCCATGTACATCGCCGGGGTATCCAACTACCATCTTCAGAAATATACGATTGCACGGACCATGTTCTCGCGGCTGACGATAGAATTTCCTTCAAGTCCCTATTATGCTGAATCCCATTTGTGGATTGCCCGATGTTACTATGAACTGGGCGAAAAGGATATTGCCTTTCGAATGCTTGAAGAATTCATTGCCGATCCGAAAAATAAAGCCTTTTTTGGTGAAGCCATGTCACTTGCAGGATATCTGGCATTGGAAGGAGGTGAAGATAAAAAAGCCTTTGATTATTTTAACCAGGCTGTGGAAATGTCTCATGATGTCGAGTCAAAAAGCAATTTACTCTATGAGCTGTCTCAAATATACATTGACCGCTCCTTGCTGGAAAAGGCATCGGCCGTATTACACGAAATTGAGGAGATTTCTGTTGATCCTTTATTGTTGACACGGGTTCAACTCCAGTATGCCAAAATTTACCGGATACAGGAGATGTATGAAGAAAGTGAAGAATTGATAAAAGAGATGCTGGCGAATGAAGAAAATAAAGCGGTTTTTCCCGACCTGGAGCTGGAACTGGCCCGGGTTTATACACAGCAGGATAAAATTGATCAGGCTGTTCAGCGCTACAAAACCCTGATCGAAAACTATCCCCATACCCCTCAGGCAGCAAAAGCATCGTACCAGTTGGGAGAAATTTATCTAAACAGGCTGGGAGATTATGAAAGTGCCCGGAATGCCTTTATTGCAGTCCGGCAACATAACCGAAACTCTCTTGAAGCGACTCTTGCCCAGGGAAAGATTAATCAGATCGGTCAGTTTATCTCTCTGAACAATCAAATACGGAATCTGGAGGAAGAATATCCCACGCTGATGAATCCAGAGATTGAACAGGATACTTCCCTGACAGACAAAGTGATCAATGATTATGTAAAAAATAAATTTCGGCAAGCTGAGTTTCTGGCTTTCAATTTCCAGAGTCCCGATTCAGCCCTTGGGATTTATCAGAATTTGACAACCCGTTTCAAAGAAAACCCCTTTATTCCCCAGATTTTAAACACCTGGAGTTATCTGTTAAAAGAAACGGGAGATACACTTCGGGCGGAGATGTTGAAGAACCGTCTGATTCGGGAATATCCCTATTCACCTTTCAGTCTTCAGTATCTTGGACGGGAACATCCTGATTCTCTGAAGCGAAAAAAAAACCAGTCCATGATTTTCGACATCGAGAAAACCTACTTTAACCAGGACCGCCACCAGGAGGGAATAAAAGCATTCAAGGCACTTTTGGATACAGTATCGCTGGATTCCATAAGCCAGGCGCAGGTTATGTACCGGATTGCCATGGAATATGATCGGACATTTTCAGATCTGGATAGTGCCATATATTATTATCAGAAGGTAAAGAGTTTATATGGTTCATCAAAATATGCCGGTGCCGCCGAAAAACGCATGAATGAATTAAATCAGATTATTGAAAAGCTTATGGAAACATCGGCCAATGATACGCTTGATACCACGATGGAAGCGGATACGACTCAATTGCCTGAGCTGGTTATGGATGAGATGGCACAGGATAGCATAAAGAGGGAAGAGACAAATGAATCGACTCATGAATAG
- the rplS gene encoding 50S ribosomal protein L19 → MDKLYTSVSHQMRDDIPMFKAGDTLVVDVKVREGEKERIQQFKGICIARKGTGINATFTVRKISNGIGVERIFPVHSPNIAKIERVSVGRVRKAKLYYIRKLKGRKATRIKEVR, encoded by the coding sequence ATGGATAAATTATATACCAGCGTTTCTCATCAGATGCGCGATGATATTCCGATGTTTAAGGCCGGTGATACACTGGTGGTGGATGTAAAAGTACGGGAAGGAGAAAAAGAGAGAATTCAGCAGTTTAAAGGAATCTGCATTGCCCGTAAAGGAACAGGTATCAATGCAACATTCACTGTGCGGAAGATTTCCAACGGGATCGGTGTGGAGCGGATCTTTCCGGTACATTCACCCAATATTGCCAAAATCGAGCGGGTTTCTGTGGGACGTGTCCGTAAGGCGAAATTGTACTATATCCGGAAGCTGAAGGGACGCAAGGCAACCCGGATTAAAGAAGTTCGCTGA
- the trmD gene encoding tRNA (guanosine(37)-N1)-methyltransferase TrmD: MKIDVLTTFPEMLVPVIESSIARIASEKGIVSIRPRDIRPFSENKHGKTDDYPFGGGEGMVMTPQPLFSAIRHCLDEEKPRKPRIIFPTPDGVLFTQELAEDLAKEPYLLMICGHYKGIDQRVRDAWVTDEISIGDYVVTGGEIASLVIIDAVIRLIPGVIGTLDSALSDSFSHPLLDCPWYTRPEIFEDLKVPDVLLSGHHANIEKWRQEQRIKKTKERRPDLYDKWLNEQKKIESKGSV, encoded by the coding sequence ATGAAGATTGATGTTCTGACAACCTTTCCCGAAATGCTGGTCCCGGTGATTGAAAGCAGTATTGCCCGGATTGCCTCTGAAAAGGGGATTGTATCCATTCGGCCCCGGGATATCCGGCCTTTCTCTGAAAACAAGCACGGGAAAACCGATGATTACCCTTTTGGTGGTGGAGAAGGGATGGTGATGACACCCCAGCCCCTCTTTTCTGCGATCCGCCACTGCCTGGATGAAGAAAAACCCCGAAAGCCGCGGATTATTTTTCCCACACCTGATGGTGTACTTTTCACTCAGGAGCTGGCTGAAGACCTTGCCAAAGAGCCTTATCTGCTCATGATTTGCGGTCACTATAAAGGGATTGATCAACGGGTCAGAGATGCATGGGTCACCGATGAAATCAGTATTGGGGATTACGTCGTTACAGGGGGCGAAATCGCGTCGCTGGTGATTATTGATGCTGTGATCCGCCTAATTCCCGGGGTCATTGGTACCCTGGATTCAGCCTTGAGCGATTCCTTTTCCCATCCCCTTCTGGATTGTCCCTGGTATACCAGACCTGAAATTTTTGAAGATTTGAAGGTCCCGGATGTGCTCCTGAGCGGCCACCATGCCAATATTGAAAAGTGGCGTCAGGAACAACGCATAAAAAAGACGAAGGAAAGACGACCGGACCTTTATGATAAATGGCTCAATGAACAAAAAAAGATTGAAAGTAAAGGGAGTGTGTGA
- the rimM gene encoding 16S rRNA processing protein RimM yields the protein MSFKKIGTILKPFGLEGRLLIRLENVDTEFLCSLKNVYWGHGSTVEEVSEISSLSIRPQKIILGLKQVTNRHEADKLRKATLFVPSEMIPEIEDPNTGYTRYVGYEIRDLQGNFLGEILRVESWPAQDMLIVQKGEKEIMVPLTDDFLVDILEDKQEFIMDLPEGLLDED from the coding sequence ATGTCCTTCAAAAAAATCGGTACCATTCTTAAACCGTTTGGACTTGAAGGCAGGCTTCTAATACGACTCGAGAATGTCGATACAGAATTTTTGTGTTCTTTGAAAAATGTATACTGGGGACATGGTTCCACAGTGGAAGAGGTAAGTGAAATCAGCAGCCTTTCAATCCGCCCACAAAAGATTATTCTTGGATTAAAACAGGTGACGAACAGGCACGAGGCTGATAAATTAAGGAAGGCAACTCTTTTTGTCCCTTCTGAGATGATTCCTGAAATTGAGGATCCGAATACGGGTTACACACGGTATGTTGGGTATGAAATCCGGGATCTGCAGGGGAATTTTTTGGGGGAAATTTTAAGAGTCGAATCCTGGCCGGCCCAGGATATGCTCATTGTTCAAAAAGGAGAAAAGGAAATAATGGTTCCCCTGACAGATGATTTTCTTGTTGATATCCTTGAAGATAAACAGGAATTCATTATGGATTTACCGGAAGGACTCCTGGATGAAGATTGA
- a CDS encoding KH domain-containing protein has product MKEFVEFIAKHLVDHPEDVKVSQIDSENNIIFELSVNSADLGKVIGKNGRTAQALRTLLTAVSAKAGHRRATLDIIDR; this is encoded by the coding sequence ATGAAAGAGTTCGTTGAATTCATCGCAAAGCATCTTGTTGATCACCCTGAGGATGTAAAGGTCAGTCAAATTGACAGCGAGAATAACATCATTTTCGAGCTGTCTGTCAACTCTGCGGATCTTGGTAAGGTAATTGGAAAAAACGGACGTACAGCCCAGGCACTGAGAACTCTCCTGACTGCAGTCTCCGCCAAAGCCGGACATCGCAGGGCAACGCTCGATATTATCGATCGTTAA